One window of Treponema denticola genomic DNA carries:
- a CDS encoding ABC transporter ATP-binding protein — translation MFKGKYKPLIKMSKYISFYKKEFIISIIYGIFNSVFALLTVLTGAYIASAALFKMSTGKILYLFIPLIIFIIGKGLFAFLEMYECHLVSYGVIEKIRNLLYDSISKTAPQSTGKKRSGSITSVFVEDVEATEVFYAHTAGSYIIAFVCTVLYLTALSFLSFKISAAVFAACILVAAVPYFFNPITKKIGEEICDGLAEVNAETVDTVQGLREILIFGKEKKYIEKVTADTLRLNKKEIRDGRFKGLHSLVINLITSAVLISTILLAHSEVIAGSLKPEMVSVVIIFSLFAFVPIMSVSVTAGAMNISNGAAKRILDILEEEPAVKDRVPYIPQNKSSVKGNIEFKDVKFSYEKGTEVLHGVNFTVKAGESIALTGESGAGKSTIANLLMHFYEPDSGAIYIDGKNIKDIHQNSLRDIIAYVPQDVYLFNKTIKENISLACPDASDEEIKQAAKVAMADGFIKRLEQGYDTNVGERGVQLSGGEKQRIAIARAVLKNSPILLMDEAVSNLDSESEALFRQALNNIRKNKTIITIAHRPSTIKEADRVIKIENGKIA, via the coding sequence ATGTTTAAAGGAAAATATAAACCGCTTATTAAAATGTCTAAATACATAAGCTTTTATAAAAAAGAATTTATCATTTCGATTATTTACGGAATATTTAACAGTGTTTTTGCTTTGCTCACCGTTTTAACGGGCGCATATATAGCTTCAGCGGCTCTGTTTAAAATGAGCACAGGAAAAATACTTTATCTTTTTATACCGCTGATTATTTTTATTATCGGCAAAGGACTTTTTGCTTTTTTGGAAATGTACGAATGTCATTTGGTCTCATACGGTGTAATCGAAAAAATAAGAAACCTTTTATATGATTCGATTTCCAAAACGGCACCGCAATCCACAGGCAAAAAAAGAAGCGGAAGTATTACCTCCGTGTTTGTCGAAGATGTTGAAGCCACTGAAGTTTTTTATGCTCATACCGCAGGCTCTTACATAATTGCATTTGTCTGCACTGTTCTTTATCTTACTGCATTAAGTTTTCTTTCATTTAAAATAAGTGCAGCCGTTTTTGCCGCCTGTATTCTTGTTGCAGCCGTTCCGTATTTTTTTAATCCTATTACAAAAAAAATCGGAGAAGAGATATGCGACGGTTTGGCTGAGGTAAATGCCGAAACTGTAGATACGGTTCAAGGTTTACGTGAGATTTTAATTTTCGGCAAAGAAAAAAAATACATTGAAAAAGTTACTGCCGATACCTTACGCTTAAATAAAAAAGAAATACGGGATGGGAGATTTAAGGGCTTACACAGTTTAGTAATAAACTTAATTACCTCCGCAGTTTTAATTTCAACAATATTACTCGCTCATTCGGAAGTAATTGCAGGCTCGTTAAAACCTGAAATGGTTTCGGTTGTTATAATATTTTCTCTTTTTGCCTTTGTGCCTATAATGAGCGTTTCGGTTACGGCAGGAGCTATGAATATTTCAAATGGAGCGGCAAAAAGAATTTTGGATATATTAGAAGAAGAACCGGCCGTTAAAGACAGAGTGCCATATATTCCGCAAAACAAATCTTCGGTTAAGGGAAACATAGAATTTAAGGACGTAAAATTTTCTTACGAAAAAGGTACCGAAGTTTTACACGGAGTTAATTTTACGGTTAAGGCCGGTGAAAGCATTGCTCTTACAGGTGAATCTGGAGCGGGAAAATCTACAATAGCAAATTTGCTTATGCACTTTTACGAACCTGACAGCGGAGCAATTTATATTGACGGAAAAAACATAAAAGACATACACCAAAATTCCCTGAGGGATATAATCGCCTATGTACCGCAGGATGTTTATCTCTTTAACAAAACCATAAAAGAAAACATTTCCCTTGCCTGTCCCGATGCAAGCGATGAAGAAATTAAACAAGCTGCTAAGGTTGCGATGGCTGACGGCTTTATTAAAAGGCTGGAACAAGGCTACGATACCAATGTCGGTGAGCGGGGTGTTCAGCTCTCAGGCGGAGAAAAACAAAGAATTGCTATAGCACGTGCCGTCTTAAAAAATTCTCCTATATTACTGATGGACGAAGCCGTTTCCAATCTGGATAGTGAAAGCGAAGCACTCTTCCGGCAAGCCCTAAATAATATCCGCAAAAATAAAACCATAATAACGATTGCCCATCGTCCTTCTACAATAAAAGAGGCGGACAGGGTTATAAAAATCGAAAACGGAAAAATAGCTTAA
- the rsmG gene encoding 16S rRNA (guanine(527)-N(7))-methyltransferase RsmG has product MDTDKLLSKGILSDGILLKGLKELGINEKAHNKLSKLLNLYMRELKMFNASFNLVKVKDDEELIVSHVLDSLSAWRFFYNETKNTNEALLTSGSFYIADAGTGAGFPGIPLAALFISLGNLDVKLSLIERMQKRCTFLENIKAVLQLNNTEIIESEAEKAPQNKFDIVTCRAFRTLDKHILNTLLNLAKPKGKLFLYKAMEEKINEETELIKKEGLNYKIEKLDVPFLKKERHLLIIKKP; this is encoded by the coding sequence ATGGACACCGATAAACTTTTATCAAAGGGCATTTTATCAGATGGTATTCTACTAAAGGGCTTAAAAGAATTAGGCATAAACGAAAAGGCTCATAATAAGCTTTCTAAACTTTTAAACCTTTATATGAGAGAGCTTAAAATGTTTAACGCCTCATTTAACTTGGTAAAGGTTAAGGACGATGAAGAATTAATCGTCTCTCATGTTTTAGATTCCCTTTCGGCTTGGCGTTTTTTTTATAACGAAACCAAAAATACTAATGAAGCTCTTCTTACAAGTGGGTCTTTTTATATTGCCGATGCCGGAACCGGAGCGGGCTTTCCCGGAATTCCCCTCGCAGCTCTCTTTATTTCTTTAGGCAATTTAGATGTAAAACTTTCTTTAATCGAAAGAATGCAAAAGCGATGCACATTTTTAGAAAACATCAAGGCTGTTCTCCAATTAAATAACACCGAGATTATCGAAAGCGAAGCCGAAAAAGCCCCTCAAAATAAATTTGACATTGTAACTTGCAGAGCCTTCCGCACCTTGGATAAGCACATTCTAAACACCCTTTTAAATCTTGCAAAGCCTAAGGGTAAATTATTTTTATACAAGGCCATGGAAGAAAAAATAAACGAAGAGACGGAGCTTATCAAAAAAGAAGGCCTAAATTATAAAATAGAAAAACTTGATGTTCCTTTTTTAAAAAAAGAAAGGCACCTTCTTATAATCAAAAAGCCTTAA
- a CDS encoding type II toxin-antitoxin system HicA family toxin, with product MGQWDKLIRKITSLNKDMRFLELKKVLESYGYVMSSPKTGSSHHTFRKPGCNPITIPNHEPINNPDAEHRGMLFS from the coding sequence ATGGGACAGTGGGATAAACTCATTAGAAAAATAACATCTCTAAACAAAGATATGCGTTTTTTAGAATTAAAAAAAGTGTTAGAGAGTTATGGTTATGTTATGAGTTCTCCTAAAACTGGAAGTAGTCATCATACTTTTAGAAAGCCCGGATGCAACCCAATTACAATACCAAATCATGAACCAATCAACAACCCCGACGCAGAGCATCGGGGTATGTTGTTCTCATAA
- the radA gene encoding DNA repair protein RadA — MAKKKTGDLAHRCSKCGYTQARWLGRCPECGEWNTFEEVTINQDYSAAERSIAEKFVKEAHSVPLDAIEANDAVRLSTGIAEFDRVLGGGAVKRSAILIGGEPGIGKSTLLLQAASASSSGSVKKVLYVSGEESGGQIRSRADRLNLPLKNIELLCTCRLEDVERVLNKVNPVFVIIDSIQTMYSADAGTIPGTINQLKLCAHELVSWVKERDSVLFLTAHVTKDGNIAGPKVLEHLVDTVISFERTEDDVRFLRALKNRFGSVDELGIFSMDESGLKAIDDPSSLFITNRTGALPAGSAAVPVCEGSRVFMVEIQALTVPAKGAVTRVFSDKIDSARVSRIAAVLEKRIGLQFSDQDIYVNVAGGIRLKEPAADLAIALALYSARANIPAQKEGAYIGELSLAGEIRSVKKLKQRIKTAQSMGFTKVVSPSPSDSEAGDINTSQLFKAEDLSSAIKKVFG; from the coding sequence ATGGCAAAAAAGAAAACTGGAGACCTTGCACACCGCTGCAGCAAATGCGGTTACACTCAAGCCCGATGGCTCGGCCGATGTCCCGAATGCGGCGAATGGAATACTTTTGAAGAGGTTACAATCAATCAAGATTATTCCGCAGCCGAAAGGAGCATTGCAGAAAAATTTGTAAAAGAAGCTCATTCCGTTCCTCTTGATGCTATTGAAGCAAATGATGCCGTCCGCCTTTCTACGGGGATTGCAGAATTTGACAGGGTGTTGGGAGGAGGTGCCGTAAAGCGTTCGGCAATTTTGATCGGAGGAGAGCCGGGCATAGGAAAATCGACACTGCTCTTACAAGCCGCTTCGGCCTCTTCTTCGGGCTCCGTAAAAAAAGTTCTGTATGTTTCGGGAGAAGAATCGGGCGGGCAAATCCGTTCCCGTGCCGACAGGCTGAATCTTCCTTTAAAAAATATTGAACTTTTATGCACTTGCAGGTTGGAAGATGTAGAGAGGGTTTTAAACAAAGTAAATCCCGTTTTTGTTATAATCGATTCCATTCAAACTATGTACTCCGCAGATGCCGGAACCATTCCGGGAACTATAAATCAGTTAAAGCTATGTGCTCACGAGCTTGTATCTTGGGTTAAAGAAAGGGACAGCGTTTTGTTTTTAACTGCCCATGTAACAAAAGACGGAAACATAGCAGGGCCTAAGGTTCTCGAACACCTCGTGGACACGGTCATTTCTTTTGAGAGGACAGAAGACGATGTGCGTTTTTTGCGTGCCCTAAAAAACCGGTTCGGCTCGGTTGACGAGCTTGGAATTTTCTCGATGGATGAAAGCGGGTTAAAAGCCATAGATGATCCGTCTTCATTATTTATTACCAATCGGACAGGGGCTCTGCCTGCGGGTTCCGCTGCCGTTCCCGTCTGCGAGGGGAGCCGTGTTTTTATGGTAGAAATACAGGCCCTTACGGTTCCTGCTAAGGGCGCGGTTACAAGGGTCTTTTCGGACAAGATAGATTCCGCCCGCGTCAGCCGCATCGCCGCCGTTTTGGAAAAAAGAATAGGCTTACAATTTTCGGATCAAGATATTTATGTAAACGTTGCAGGAGGCATAAGGCTTAAAGAACCCGCCGCCGACCTCGCCATAGCACTTGCTCTTTATTCCGCTCGTGCAAATATACCTGCTCAAAAAGAAGGAGCCTACATTGGCGAGTTAAGCCTCGCAGGAGAAATCCGAAGCGTCAAAAAATTAAAGCAAAGAATCAAAACCGCCCAAAGCATGGGCTTTACAAAAGTCGTCTCGCCTTCTCCTTCCGATTCCGAAGCGGGAGATATAAACACATCACAGCTTTTTAAAGCGGAAGATTTAAGCTCGGCAATAAAGAAGGTGTTTGGGTAA
- a CDS encoding formylglycine-generating enzyme family protein produces MIKFKTNKNKKAKAFTVKGAAALIIAALVAPIALFGMTGCPNNAGGGGSPPDVGSFEDTGDGFIKITPPAKGIVGVAPNYALPGSEAWWKGVFIKDRKVKLSPYKLGKTEVTYKLWKEVYDWATGHGYTFANPGVKGKDGSGTDDEPVTTISWRDCIVWCNAYTQMKAEGKADTECVYRKKDDHTVVLKDATATADCDAAYAEMGKKGFRLPTEAEWEYAARRQGSDTTNAVQYSDVYLTKLNSASGAKADWNDAAETGAVAWYSGNSGGKTHPVGERRANALGLHDMSGNVWEWCFDWYDDIEANTVTDPQGGASGSYRVLRGGSWYFYARYCTVGVRGYYSPDYWSFYLGFRLACRP; encoded by the coding sequence ATGATAAAGTTTAAAACAAACAAAAACAAGAAAGCAAAAGCCTTCACAGTTAAGGGAGCGGCGGCGCTCATCATAGCCGCGTTGGTGGCGCCTATAGCGCTATTTGGAATGACCGGCTGCCCGAATAATGCGGGCGGAGGCGGTTCGCCGCCCGATGTAGGTTCTTTTGAAGACACAGGCGACGGCTTTATAAAAATAACCCCTCCTGCAAAAGGCATTGTAGGCGTTGCCCCTAACTACGCCTTACCCGGAAGTGAAGCTTGGTGGAAAGGCGTATTTATTAAAGACCGTAAGGTAAAATTAAGCCCCTACAAGCTCGGCAAAACAGAGGTAACCTATAAACTGTGGAAAGAAGTTTACGACTGGGCGACTGGTCATGGATATACATTTGCCAATCCGGGAGTAAAAGGTAAAGACGGAAGCGGAACTGACGATGAGCCTGTAACGACTATAAGCTGGAGGGACTGCATTGTGTGGTGTAATGCGTATACTCAAATGAAGGCTGAAGGTAAAGCCGATACCGAATGCGTATACCGCAAAAAGGACGATCATACGGTTGTATTAAAAGACGCGACGGCAACAGCTGATTGTGATGCAGCGTATGCTGAGATGGGTAAAAAAGGCTTTAGACTTCCGACTGAAGCCGAGTGGGAATATGCGGCTCGCCGGCAGGGAAGCGATACAACAAATGCGGTGCAATACAGCGATGTGTACCTTACCAAATTAAACAGTGCAAGCGGAGCGAAAGCTGACTGGAATGATGCTGCGGAAACAGGAGCGGTTGCGTGGTATAGTGGTAATTCAGGAGGAAAAACTCATCCGGTCGGAGAAAGGAGAGCGAATGCACTCGGTTTACACGATATGAGCGGTAATGTCTGGGAATGGTGTTTTGATTGGTACGACGATATAGAGGCTAACACAGTTACCGATCCTCAGGGTGGTGCGTCGGGTTCTTACCGCGTCCTACGCGGCGGCAGTTGGTACTTCTACGCGCGCTACTGCACTGTAGGCGTACGGGGCTACTACAGTCCTGACTACTGGAGCTTCTATCTTGGCTTCCGCTTGGCTTGCCGGCCCTGA
- a CDS encoding aldehyde dehydrogenase: protein MNQDIETIVKNCRDFFGTNKTKSYEFRISQLLKLQEVLNQNKKELLNALYSDLHKTEMEGFFSEFAIVRGELKFAIKHLKKWIKPKRVPTSIAHFKSSSKIMYEPFGTVLIMSPWNYPLNLTLAPLVGAIAAGNCAVVKPSNYSPATSEVIKKIISENFPPEYISVITGGREENSKLLEQRFDYIFFTGGTTVGKLVMEAAAKYVTPVTLELGGKSPCVVEKSANLKVAARRIAFGKYLNAGQTCVAPDYLLIQDEVKEKFIEELKEALKEFFPTETYLDMHLPHIVNEKHFDRLMGLIEGEKIITGGNGEKSRKFIEPTVLDNITFDSKIMQEEIFGPILPVISFKTIEEAIKLIKSREKPLASYLFTTDSNIEKKFLNEVSFGGGCINDTIVHLASDHLPFGGVGFSGIGKYHGDESFKVFSNAKSILKKSNLIDIKLRYHPYSEKKLNIINKMM from the coding sequence ATGAATCAAGATATAGAAACAATCGTAAAAAATTGCAGAGATTTTTTTGGAACAAATAAAACAAAAAGCTATGAGTTTAGGATTTCTCAATTATTAAAATTACAGGAAGTCTTAAACCAAAACAAAAAAGAACTTTTAAATGCCCTTTATTCCGACTTACACAAAACCGAAATGGAAGGCTTCTTTTCGGAATTTGCTATTGTACGCGGAGAACTTAAATTTGCAATAAAGCACTTAAAAAAATGGATTAAACCTAAAAGGGTTCCGACCTCGATTGCTCATTTTAAAAGCTCAAGCAAAATAATGTATGAGCCCTTCGGCACCGTGCTCATCATGTCGCCATGGAACTATCCTTTAAATTTAACCCTCGCTCCCTTGGTAGGCGCCATTGCTGCAGGAAATTGTGCCGTTGTAAAACCCTCAAATTATTCGCCTGCGACATCGGAGGTTATAAAAAAAATAATCTCCGAAAACTTTCCGCCGGAATATATATCGGTAATTACCGGAGGGCGGGAAGAAAACTCAAAACTTTTGGAACAGCGTTTTGACTACATCTTTTTTACGGGCGGAACAACTGTCGGCAAACTCGTAATGGAAGCGGCGGCTAAATATGTAACCCCTGTAACCTTGGAGCTCGGCGGAAAGTCTCCCTGCGTAGTCGAAAAATCGGCGAACTTAAAAGTTGCAGCCCGCCGAATAGCTTTCGGAAAATACCTTAACGCCGGACAAACCTGCGTAGCCCCCGATTATCTTTTAATTCAAGATGAGGTAAAAGAAAAATTTATCGAAGAATTAAAAGAAGCTTTAAAAGAATTTTTCCCCACGGAAACCTATTTGGACATGCACCTTCCCCACATCGTAAACGAAAAACATTTTGACCGCCTCATGGGTTTAATTGAAGGAGAAAAAATAATCACGGGCGGCAATGGAGAAAAAAGCAGAAAATTTATTGAGCCCACGGTTTTGGATAATATCACCTTTGATTCCAAAATAATGCAGGAAGAAATTTTCGGGCCAATCCTTCCCGTAATAAGTTTTAAGACAATAGAGGAAGCAATTAAACTGATTAAATCCCGCGAAAAGCCCCTAGCCTCTTATCTTTTTACAACCGACTCAAATATAGAAAAGAAATTCTTAAATGAGGTTTCTTTCGGGGGCGGCTGTATCAACGATACGATAGTCCACTTGGCAAGCGATCACCTTCCCTTCGGAGGAGTCGGCTTTAGCGGCATAGGAAAGTACCACGGAGACGAAAGCTTTAAAGTTTTCAGCAATGCAAAAAGCATCCTAAAAAAATCAAACCTCATCGACATCAAGCTCCGCTATCATCCTTATTCCGAAAAAAAATTAAACATAATAAACAAGATGATGTAG
- a CDS encoding type II toxin-antitoxin system HicB family antitoxin: MKTLEEYMKLPYKLEIIPDTDEKGFAASYPELPGCVTCGSSIAETVLNSEDAKRAWISAAIEEGIKINEPENIDTSSTQLELRMSKTLHKTLCENSKKEGMSINQYCIYLLSKKSKETRLR; encoded by the coding sequence ATGAAAACTTTAGAAGAATACATGAAATTACCTTACAAACTGGAAATCATTCCTGATACCGATGAAAAAGGGTTTGCCGCTTCTTATCCTGAACTTCCCGGATGTGTAACCTGTGGATCAAGTATTGCAGAGACAGTATTAAATTCCGAAGATGCCAAAAGAGCATGGATTTCTGCGGCTATTGAAGAAGGAATAAAAATTAACGAACCTGAAAATATAGATACATCATCCACTCAACTGGAATTGAGAATGTCTAAAACTTTACATAAAACTCTTTGTGAAAACTCAAAAAAAGAGGGGATGAGTATAAATCAATATTGTATTTATTTACTTTCAAAAAAATCTAAAGAAACAAGATTAAGATAA
- a CDS encoding metallophosphoesterase family protein: MKLLIISDGHGDLEKLKKIKPVADGVDALIFGGDFAAFKKIETGAPFLNELLKIHKNIFAVLGNCDEPEFEKKLKDAGISITGEVKNFEGLIFAGSGGGSKFTGTTPYERTDEELVKDLTDAFEKANITEAGNLVLVCHNPPHGARVDKVAPMVHVGSKGITAFIEKHKPLLVVSGHIHESFAVDKIGETVLVNPGALMEGRYALAEITKNEKGFEVSVELKTLD; encoded by the coding sequence ATGAAATTATTGATTATTTCGGATGGGCATGGGGATCTTGAAAAACTAAAAAAAATAAAACCTGTTGCCGATGGGGTTGATGCCCTTATTTTCGGAGGGGACTTTGCTGCTTTTAAAAAGATTGAAACGGGGGCTCCTTTTTTAAACGAGCTTTTAAAGATTCATAAAAATATTTTTGCCGTGTTGGGGAATTGCGATGAACCTGAGTTTGAAAAAAAATTAAAAGATGCCGGTATTTCGATTACGGGCGAGGTAAAAAATTTTGAAGGGCTTATCTTTGCAGGTTCAGGGGGCGGAAGTAAATTTACAGGTACTACGCCATACGAAAGAACCGATGAAGAGCTTGTAAAAGATTTAACCGATGCCTTTGAAAAAGCAAATATTACCGAAGCCGGTAACTTGGTTTTGGTTTGTCATAATCCTCCGCATGGGGCCAGGGTCGATAAGGTTGCCCCCATGGTGCATGTGGGCTCAAAGGGTATCACTGCCTTTATCGAAAAGCATAAGCCTCTTTTGGTTGTGTCTGGGCATATTCACGAGTCCTTTGCGGTAGATAAAATCGGCGAAACCGTTTTGGTAAACCCCGGTGCCCTGATGGAAGGCCGCTATGCTCTTGCCGAGATTACAAAAAACGAAAAGGGCTTTGAAGTTTCGGTAGAATTAAAAACCTTGGATTAA